The Mycolicibacterium mageritense genome contains a region encoding:
- a CDS encoding DivIVA domain-containing protein encodes MTGAVTADDVRNAEFSKPPIGKRGYDKKSVDDFLQLVVRRLEGRGHLSAADVRNIAFPKPPVFQRGYDEDEVDGLLDAVAAALEL; translated from the coding sequence ATGACCGGGGCCGTGACTGCCGATGACGTGCGCAACGCAGAATTCTCGAAGCCGCCGATCGGAAAGCGGGGCTACGACAAGAAATCCGTCGACGATTTTCTGCAGCTGGTGGTGCGCCGGCTCGAAGGCCGTGGGCACCTCAGTGCCGCTGACGTCCGCAACATCGCGTTCCCGAAACCACCGGTGTTCCAGCGTGGCTACGACGAGGACGAAGTGGACGGTCTGCTCGACGCGGTGGCCGCCGCGCTCGAGCTGTAG
- a CDS encoding pirin family protein: MSNTDTAPAEVTCGASTFSGVLHAREVPLGGPRAILVRRTLPQRERSLIGAWCFADHYGPQDVRSGVGMDVPPHPHTGLQTVSWLFSGEVEHRDSAGVHAMVRPGELNLMTAGAGICHSEVSTPATSILHGVQLWVALPDAARDTGRDFAHFVPTPRTIGGATLRVFLGDLADCRSPVHTFTPLLGAQLDLDPGSALTLDVDPAFEHGVLLDQGAIEVGGTAIDIADLAYQGPGRSELNIVNRGDGPARAILLGGPPFGEQLVMWWNFVGRSHEDIVAYRKLWQANDARFGDVKGYQGKIARLPAPPLPNGRLQPRG, encoded by the coding sequence ATGAGCAACACCGACACGGCGCCCGCCGAGGTGACCTGCGGCGCTTCGACGTTCAGTGGCGTGCTGCACGCGCGCGAGGTACCGCTCGGCGGGCCCCGGGCGATCCTGGTCCGGCGCACGCTGCCCCAGCGGGAACGCTCGCTCATCGGGGCGTGGTGCTTCGCCGACCACTACGGGCCGCAGGATGTGCGGTCCGGCGTCGGAATGGACGTACCTCCGCACCCGCACACCGGATTACAAACGGTGAGTTGGCTTTTCAGTGGTGAGGTGGAACACCGGGACAGCGCCGGAGTCCATGCGATGGTGCGCCCAGGCGAACTCAACCTGATGACCGCAGGCGCCGGGATCTGCCACTCCGAGGTGTCGACCCCGGCGACCAGCATCCTGCACGGCGTGCAGCTGTGGGTCGCGCTGCCCGACGCCGCGCGCGACACCGGCCGCGATTTCGCGCACTTCGTGCCCACGCCCCGCACGATCGGCGGCGCGACCCTGCGGGTGTTCCTCGGCGACCTCGCAGACTGCCGCTCGCCGGTGCACACGTTCACGCCGCTGCTCGGCGCGCAGCTCGACCTCGACCCCGGATCCGCGTTGACCCTCGACGTCGACCCCGCGTTCGAACACGGCGTGCTGCTCGACCAAGGCGCGATCGAGGTCGGCGGCACCGCCATCGACATCGCGGATCTGGCGTATCAGGGGCCGGGCCGCTCGGAGTTGAACATCGTCAACCGGGGCGACGGTCCGGCCCGCGCCATCCTGCTCGGCGGTCCGCCGTTCGGCGAGCAGCTGGTGATGTGGTGGAACTTCGTGGGCCGCAGCCACGAGGACATCGTGGCCTACCGGAAGCTCTGGCAGGCCAACGACGCCCGGTTCGGCGACGTCAAGGGTTACCAGGGCAAGATCGCCCGGCTGCCCGCCCCGCCACTGCCGAACGGGAGACTGCAGCCGCGGGGCTGA
- a CDS encoding MinD/ParA family ATP-binding protein, which translates to MSDRDDNLRRELGWTESEETDFEPDTGPTRAPRRAPEPPPPPIPGRPPVDFVPSKSATDTDNHDPDGPEAQPTSFRDGDRGRTTFREPAQHPQPPLPPVPEPARPDDHQWEQQANWPMPQQRPPAPPPQPYHPAPGSPWPAEGFAPQAGGQAPPAPPGPPTSYADRIRVNDLVPPKRQPPAGGWRLLVYKASFGLINPGPSADDIRQAELEAKIKGVLRGHYKIGVMGKGGVGKTTVSASIGSVFAELRQDDRVVAIDADTAFGKLGSRVDPRAQGSYWELATDKHLDTFADVRSRVGNNAAGLFVLAGEGTPARRRVLDAAIYREATTRLDRHFSISVVDCSSTMDSPVTQEVLRDLDALIVVSSPWVDGAAAAGQTLDWLAARGMTGLLQRTIVVLNDSDGHADKRTRSILAQQFAGQGQVVVEVPFDGHLRPGGVIDGTREMTPAARRRFLEIAAALADHFPSQDDRSRDRH; encoded by the coding sequence GTGAGCGACCGCGACGACAACCTGCGCAGAGAGCTCGGCTGGACGGAATCGGAGGAAACGGACTTCGAACCGGACACCGGGCCGACCAGGGCACCGCGCCGGGCTCCCGAACCGCCCCCGCCGCCCATCCCCGGGCGGCCGCCGGTCGACTTCGTGCCGTCGAAATCTGCGACCGACACGGACAACCACGACCCCGACGGCCCCGAGGCGCAACCGACGTCGTTCCGCGACGGCGATCGGGGCCGCACCACCTTTCGTGAGCCTGCTCAACATCCGCAGCCGCCGCTACCGCCGGTGCCGGAGCCTGCGCGTCCGGACGACCACCAGTGGGAACAGCAGGCGAACTGGCCGATGCCGCAGCAGCGGCCACCGGCCCCGCCACCGCAACCGTACCACCCGGCGCCCGGATCCCCTTGGCCCGCAGAAGGTTTCGCGCCGCAAGCCGGCGGTCAAGCCCCGCCCGCACCCCCTGGCCCACCGACGTCGTATGCCGACCGCATCAGGGTCAACGACCTGGTCCCGCCCAAGCGCCAGCCCCCGGCCGGTGGCTGGCGGCTGCTGGTCTACAAGGCGAGCTTCGGCCTGATCAACCCCGGTCCGTCGGCCGACGACATCCGGCAGGCCGAACTGGAAGCCAAGATCAAGGGCGTGCTGCGCGGCCACTACAAGATCGGTGTGATGGGCAAGGGCGGCGTCGGCAAGACGACGGTCTCGGCGAGTATCGGGTCGGTGTTCGCCGAGCTGCGTCAGGACGACCGCGTGGTGGCGATCGACGCCGACACGGCGTTCGGCAAGCTGGGCAGCCGTGTCGACCCGCGCGCCCAGGGGTCGTACTGGGAGCTCGCCACCGACAAGCACCTCGACACGTTCGCCGACGTCCGCAGCCGCGTCGGCAACAACGCGGCCGGCCTGTTCGTCCTCGCGGGCGAGGGCACTCCGGCCCGCCGCCGGGTGCTCGACGCGGCGATCTACCGCGAGGCCACCACCCGGCTGGACCGCCACTTCTCGATCTCGGTGGTGGACTGCAGCTCGACGATGGATTCGCCGGTCACACAAGAGGTGCTGCGGGATCTCGACGCGCTGATCGTGGTGTCGTCACCGTGGGTCGACGGCGCCGCAGCCGCGGGCCAGACACTGGACTGGCTTGCCGCGCGCGGGATGACGGGCCTGCTGCAACGGACCATCGTGGTGCTCAACGACTCCGACGGCCACGCCGACAAGCGCACGCGATCGATCCTGGCGCAGCAGTTCGCCGGGCAGGGGCAGGTCGTCGTCGAGGTTCCGTTCGACGGTCACCTGCGGCCGGGCGGCGTCATCGACGGCACGCGTGAGATGACACCCGCCGCCAGGAGGCGCTTCCTGGAAATCGCGGCGGCCCTGGCCGACCACTTTCCGTCGCAGGACGATCGCAGCCGCGACCGGCACTGA
- the eccA gene encoding type VII secretion AAA-ATPase EccA produces the protein MVDHLAGMFGSAVGMLAGSPARALELFTEITNYDESACDAWVGRIRCGDTDRVTMFRAWYSRSNFGQLAGAAEVPMISLNARIPIGGMFGRDISYPINSPLAITMGFAVQEAKEGNYADAMEALEDAPTGGSEYLVSWIKAVIYAEAQRWTDVIDQVRGAEAWQDKFLAAAAGVAHGVAAANLGLFTEADRRLHAANDTPVAQACAPAIAWYLAMARRAQGNDESAQVLLEWLQANYPEPKVTAALRDPNYRLETTTAEQIAARKDPWDPKSVVADTSGREKLLAEAQAELDRQIGLSRVKEQIEAYRAATQMARIRAARGMKVAQTSKHMIFAGPPGTGKTTIARVVANILAGLGVIAEPKLVETSRKDFVAEYEGQSAVKTSKTIDRALGGVLFIDEAYTLVQERDGRADPFGTEALDTLLARMENDRDRLVVIIAGYSNDIDRLLEANDGLRSRFATRIEFDSYAPEDIVEIAKVIAKSNDSWLDDGAAKGVYEAATLLSQRRLNGKPALDIAGNGRYARQLVEAGEQNRDMRLARSMDFESLDVEQLSEINGEDMATAISSVHGRLNIGD, from the coding sequence ATGGTTGATCATCTCGCAGGGATGTTCGGCAGCGCGGTCGGCATGCTCGCCGGTTCGCCGGCCCGCGCACTCGAATTGTTCACCGAGATAACGAATTACGACGAGTCTGCGTGCGACGCCTGGGTCGGCCGGATCCGGTGCGGCGACACCGATCGGGTGACGATGTTCCGTGCCTGGTACTCGCGGTCGAACTTCGGCCAGCTCGCGGGCGCCGCTGAGGTTCCGATGATCAGCCTCAACGCGCGGATTCCCATCGGCGGCATGTTCGGCCGTGACATCAGCTATCCGATCAACTCGCCGCTGGCCATCACGATGGGCTTCGCGGTCCAGGAGGCCAAAGAAGGCAATTACGCCGATGCCATGGAGGCGCTCGAAGACGCCCCGACCGGTGGCTCGGAGTACCTGGTGTCCTGGATCAAGGCCGTCATCTACGCCGAGGCGCAGCGCTGGACCGACGTGATCGATCAGGTCCGCGGTGCCGAGGCGTGGCAGGACAAATTCCTGGCCGCGGCAGCCGGTGTGGCACACGGTGTCGCGGCGGCCAACCTCGGTCTGTTCACCGAGGCCGACCGGCGGCTGCACGCCGCCAACGACACCCCGGTGGCCCAGGCGTGCGCACCGGCTATCGCGTGGTACCTGGCCATGGCCCGCCGCGCGCAGGGCAACGACGAGTCGGCCCAGGTGCTGCTGGAATGGCTGCAGGCAAACTATCCGGAGCCGAAAGTCACTGCCGCGCTGCGGGATCCGAACTACCGACTGGAGACCACCACTGCCGAGCAGATCGCCGCCCGTAAGGATCCGTGGGATCCGAAGAGCGTGGTGGCCGATACCTCGGGCCGTGAGAAGCTGCTGGCCGAGGCGCAGGCCGAACTCGACCGGCAGATCGGCCTGAGCCGCGTCAAGGAACAGATCGAGGCCTACCGCGCCGCCACCCAGATGGCCAGGATTCGCGCGGCCCGCGGCATGAAGGTCGCCCAGACGTCCAAGCACATGATCTTCGCGGGTCCGCCCGGAACGGGTAAGACCACCATCGCGCGTGTGGTCGCCAACATCCTGGCCGGCCTCGGGGTGATCGCCGAACCGAAGCTGGTCGAGACCTCCCGCAAGGATTTCGTGGCCGAGTACGAGGGCCAATCCGCGGTCAAGACGTCCAAGACCATCGACCGCGCGCTGGGTGGCGTGCTGTTCATCGACGAGGCCTACACCCTGGTGCAGGAGCGTGACGGCCGCGCCGACCCGTTCGGCACGGAGGCCCTGGACACGCTGCTGGCTCGCATGGAGAACGACCGCGACCGCCTTGTGGTGATCATCGCCGGGTACAGCAACGACATCGACCGCCTGCTGGAGGCCAACGACGGTCTGCGCTCGCGCTTCGCCACCCGGATCGAATTCGACTCGTATGCGCCAGAAGACATCGTCGAGATCGCCAAAGTCATTGCCAAGTCGAATGATTCGTGGCTGGACGACGGTGCCGCCAAGGGCGTGTATGAGGCCGCGACGCTGCTGAGTCAGCGCAGGCTCAACGGCAAGCCGGCCCTGGACATCGCGGGCAACGGACGCTACGCGCGGCAACTGGTGGAGGCCGGAGAGCAGAACCGCGACATGCGGCTGGCCCGCTCCATGGACTTCGAGAGCCTCGATGTGGAACAGCTCAGCGAGATCAACGGTGAGGACATGGCCACCGCGATCTCGTCCGTGCACGGCCGCCTGAACATCGGCGACTAG
- a CDS encoding EspA/EspE family type VII secretion system effector, whose product MVLAGEIAGGGKGVTGSVTGHTAPSAESPIVAAGLHVIENMRLTTGLGDPETGEGFGAGADRLDAAGAILSDAFPAADWDGGASGTYADRNHGQLGRTRAIIAADRIVASVLARESGQIAATRRDLDGQADWLTDMGVVTTSLAGIPDGGSAKTAAEIAMVTKALGNSTDHLLTMQGNADANATELQTAVRQYLAVADEFGEPDEDPDDEVGAPRAGEPAAPPAAGPAPGSVPRQGQGAPVPPSAMPSEAAPASPAGGGAEVAGMVSGLIGAILAPIGGILGGITQGAAQALQMATQAATQAVQGATESGGLTPDPAALDAGAEEKRERAAREEPHKAPDEDKPHGEETAPENPEKPAGNGGDAGGANAPTDETARVPDDPAKTLPPDLSAGSIAGAGWSPGQMLEDFGTGSAARSRRG is encoded by the coding sequence ATGGTTTTGGCGGGGGAAATTGCCGGCGGTGGCAAAGGTGTCACCGGGAGTGTTACGGGGCATACGGCGCCGTCGGCCGAGAGTCCCATCGTTGCCGCGGGCCTGCACGTCATCGAAAACATGCGACTCACGACCGGTCTCGGCGATCCTGAGACCGGTGAAGGGTTCGGTGCCGGTGCCGATCGGCTCGATGCCGCCGGCGCGATCTTGAGCGACGCGTTCCCCGCGGCCGACTGGGACGGCGGTGCCTCCGGCACGTACGCCGACCGCAACCACGGCCAGTTGGGCAGAACCCGGGCGATCATCGCCGCGGACCGCATCGTGGCGTCCGTGTTGGCCCGCGAATCGGGTCAAATCGCCGCCACCCGAAGGGATTTGGACGGCCAGGCGGACTGGCTCACTGACATGGGCGTGGTCACCACGTCGCTGGCCGGGATCCCTGACGGCGGGAGCGCGAAGACCGCGGCAGAGATCGCGATGGTGACCAAGGCGCTCGGGAACTCGACCGACCATCTCTTGACCATGCAGGGCAACGCCGACGCGAACGCCACCGAACTGCAGACGGCGGTGCGGCAGTATCTCGCGGTCGCCGACGAATTCGGCGAGCCAGATGAGGATCCAGACGACGAGGTCGGCGCCCCGCGTGCCGGTGAGCCGGCGGCGCCGCCTGCTGCCGGTCCGGCCCCGGGTTCCGTGCCGCGCCAGGGACAAGGTGCTCCCGTCCCGCCGTCTGCCATGCCGTCGGAGGCCGCACCCGCGAGCCCGGCCGGCGGTGGCGCCGAAGTGGCGGGCATGGTCTCAGGGCTGATCGGCGCGATCCTCGCGCCGATCGGCGGAATCCTCGGCGGCATCACGCAGGGCGCCGCGCAGGCACTGCAGATGGCCACGCAGGCCGCGACCCAGGCAGTCCAGGGCGCCACCGAATCCGGCGGTCTGACCCCGGACCCCGCCGCGCTCGATGCCGGCGCCGAAGAAAAGCGCGAGCGGGCCGCGCGCGAAGAACCGCACAAGGCACCTGACGAGGACAAACCGCACGGCGAGGAGACGGCGCCGGAGAATCCCGAAAAACCCGCCGGAAATGGCGGCGACGCGGGTGGAGCGAATGCGCCGACCGACGAAACTGCGCGCGTACCGGACGATCCAGCGAAGACGTTGCCGCCGGATTTGTCCGCGGGCAGCATTGCCGGTGCCGGGTGGTCACCGGGGCAAATGCTCGAGGATTTCGGAACAGGGTCAGCCGCGCGTTCCCGTCGCGGTTAA
- the eccB gene encoding type VII secretion protein EccB: MAGFRLTTKVQVSGWRFLLRRVEHAIVRRDTRMFDDPLQFYSRAVSAGIVLSVLICLGAALLAYFKPLGKQGSDTLVVDRATNQLYVMLPGSPQLRPVYNLTSARLALGTSSEPVVVKSEELNRLPKGQPIGIPGAPYATPVGTPASRWSLCDTVAKPESAAPQVESSILIRSLATDLSVGPMKADEGMLVSFKGANWLVTEGGRHTIDLADRAVTSAVGIPVTAKATPISEGLFNALPNIGPWQLPQIPAAGAPNTVGLPAELVIGSVFQTATESEPQHYVVLPDGVARVNNTTAAALRATNSYGLLQPPSVEASRVASIPEQVYVSPLPDKALNILLRQDAPVLCWSWQREPGDQSPKVTVIAGRRLPIPSSAIGTGIDQIGGDATVYIDGGQFVRLQSPDPRVGESLYYIDPQGVRYGVANDDAAKSLGLSGAVNAPWPVVGLLVEGPVLSKESALLEHDTLPADPNPRKVEDGKGS; this comes from the coding sequence ATGGCAGGTTTCCGGCTCACCACCAAGGTGCAGGTCAGCGGTTGGCGCTTCCTGCTCCGCCGCGTCGAGCATGCGATTGTCCGCCGGGACACCCGGATGTTCGACGACCCGCTGCAGTTCTACAGCCGGGCCGTGTCCGCCGGGATCGTGCTGTCCGTCCTGATCTGCCTCGGCGCAGCGCTGCTGGCGTATTTCAAGCCACTGGGCAAGCAGGGCAGCGACACCCTTGTCGTCGACCGCGCGACCAATCAGCTCTACGTGATGCTGCCAGGCAGCCCGCAGCTGCGCCCGGTGTACAACCTGACGTCGGCGCGATTGGCGTTGGGCACCAGCTCGGAGCCCGTGGTGGTCAAGTCCGAGGAACTGAACCGGCTGCCGAAGGGCCAGCCGATCGGCATCCCCGGGGCGCCGTACGCGACACCGGTCGGCACCCCGGCGTCGCGCTGGAGCCTGTGCGACACGGTCGCCAAACCGGAAAGCGCAGCGCCGCAAGTCGAGTCGTCGATTCTGATCCGTTCGCTCGCGACGGATCTCTCGGTCGGCCCGATGAAGGCCGACGAGGGCATGCTGGTGTCCTTCAAGGGCGCCAACTGGCTGGTCACCGAGGGCGGCAGGCACACGATCGATCTGGCCGACCGTGCCGTGACATCGGCTGTGGGCATCCCTGTCACGGCGAAGGCCACGCCGATCTCGGAAGGCCTGTTCAACGCGCTGCCGAATATCGGGCCGTGGCAACTGCCCCAGATTCCGGCCGCCGGGGCGCCGAACACCGTTGGGCTGCCTGCCGAATTGGTGATCGGGTCGGTCTTCCAGACCGCGACGGAATCGGAACCACAGCATTACGTCGTATTGCCCGACGGCGTCGCCCGCGTCAACAACACCACGGCTGCCGCGTTGCGGGCCACCAACTCATACGGCCTGCTCCAGCCGCCGTCGGTGGAAGCCAGTCGCGTGGCGAGCATTCCGGAACAGGTGTACGTCTCACCGTTGCCGGACAAGGCGCTCAACATCCTGCTGCGCCAGGACGCGCCCGTGCTGTGCTGGTCGTGGCAGCGTGAACCGGGCGATCAATCGCCGAAGGTCACCGTGATCGCGGGCCGCAGGCTGCCTATCCCGTCGTCGGCCATCGGCACCGGGATCGACCAGATCGGCGGCGACGCAACGGTATACATCGACGGCGGCCAGTTCGTGCGGTTGCAGTCACCGGACCCGCGGGTCGGGGAGAGCCTGTACTACATCGACCCACAGGGTGTGCGGTACGGCGTGGCCAACGACGACGCGGCCAAGAGCCTGGGGCTCAGCGGTGCGGTGAACGCGCCGTGGCCCGTGGTGGGTCTGCTCGTGGAAGGCCCGGTGTTGTCGAAGGAATCGGCATTGTTGGAGCACGACACCCTGCCCGCGGACCCGAATCCCCGCAAGGTCGAGGACGGTAAGGGCTCATGA
- a CDS encoding type VII secretion target produces the protein MTTAHLRELSAKQGQACAELTTATAAVADVDTSVHRTHGPISWSTAGAVAAAVCARRAAGDSVARVSHGLSRRLTAAAATYDQTDAAHAARMADCFRHRSR, from the coding sequence GTGACAACTGCCCATTTGCGCGAGCTGTCGGCCAAACAGGGGCAGGCGTGCGCCGAGTTGACGACGGCAACAGCCGCGGTCGCAGACGTCGACACGTCGGTGCACCGGACGCACGGGCCGATCTCGTGGTCGACGGCAGGTGCGGTGGCAGCCGCCGTGTGCGCTCGCCGGGCTGCCGGTGACAGCGTCGCGCGGGTATCGCACGGCTTGAGCCGGCGCCTGACCGCCGCCGCGGCCACCTACGACCAGACCGACGCGGCCCACGCCGCCCGGATGGCCGATTGTTTCCGACATCGTTCGAGGTAG
- a CDS encoding WhiB family transcriptional regulator → MTAALMANGIPVGVCVADPERWTGTPDEQAKVICRECPRRWLCAREACELPKAEGLWAGIMVPEGGRGRTFALKQLRSLAERNGYPVRETRRIFPDAA, encoded by the coding sequence ATGACTGCAGCACTGATGGCTAACGGAATCCCGGTCGGCGTGTGCGTCGCGGACCCGGAACGCTGGACCGGCACGCCCGACGAGCAGGCCAAGGTCATCTGCCGCGAATGCCCTCGCCGCTGGCTGTGCGCCCGCGAGGCCTGTGAACTGCCCAAGGCTGAAGGCCTGTGGGCCGGGATCATGGTTCCCGAGGGCGGCCGTGGCCGCACCTTCGCGCTCAAGCAGCTGCGCTCGCTGGCCGAGCGCAACGGCTACCCGGTCCGCGAAACCCGCCGGATCTTCCCGGACGCAGCCTGA
- a CDS encoding ESX secretion-associated protein EspG translates to MTSGFSTHTDAVHYDDVVGVELTIDGVLVVADKLGLLDFPPSLGIRLNIPQPDLRKVVWEQVERDLTAQGVLTVFGEPHPEVAAMLDTLSRPDRIIEGRWWRRDLGGKMIRFVVCRKGDRHVVCARDNEMLVLQRVAPQVGLAGMVMTVLGPGNPASVEPLTGVAATLAKCTTAEQLTGYGIPPTSARVYANIISEPEGWVELVATERHPGGTTSQVDVAAGVLDSKQGRIVSIPRRVNGELYGSFLSGTPENLQRALDGLVEFLPSGSWFDKTDTDSSYLH, encoded by the coding sequence ATGACTTCTGGATTCAGCACTCACACTGACGCAGTGCATTACGACGATGTCGTCGGCGTCGAGCTGACCATCGATGGCGTCCTGGTGGTCGCCGACAAGCTTGGGTTGCTCGACTTTCCGCCGTCACTCGGCATCCGGCTGAACATCCCACAGCCCGATCTGCGCAAGGTGGTGTGGGAGCAGGTCGAGCGGGATCTCACTGCGCAGGGTGTGCTGACCGTGTTCGGCGAACCGCATCCCGAGGTGGCCGCCATGCTCGACACCCTCAGCAGGCCTGACCGAATCATCGAGGGCCGCTGGTGGCGCCGTGATCTGGGTGGCAAGATGATCCGGTTCGTGGTGTGTCGTAAGGGGGACCGACATGTCGTGTGCGCACGAGACAACGAGATGCTGGTGTTGCAGCGGGTGGCGCCGCAGGTTGGGCTGGCCGGCATGGTGATGACCGTGCTCGGTCCTGGCAATCCGGCCAGCGTGGAGCCGCTGACCGGCGTCGCGGCCACCTTGGCCAAGTGCACCACCGCCGAGCAGCTGACCGGGTATGGCATTCCGCCGACGTCGGCGCGGGTCTACGCGAACATCATCTCCGAACCCGAGGGCTGGGTGGAACTCGTCGCGACCGAACGCCATCCGGGCGGAACCACGTCGCAGGTCGATGTCGCCGCCGGCGTGCTGGACTCCAAGCAAGGGCGGATCGTGTCGATCCCGCGGCGGGTCAACGGCGAGCTGTACGGCAGCTTCCTGTCCGGTACCCCGGAAAACCTGCAACGCGCCCTCGACGGACTGGTGGAGTTCCTGCCGTCCGGATCGTGGTTCGACAAGACCGACACCGACAGTTCCTATCTGCACTGA
- a CDS encoding pyridoxamine 5'-phosphate oxidase family protein, translating to MGKNERSKIVMTDDEISEFIDRSRTATMATVLPDGRPHLVAMWYAVIDGEVWFETKAKSQKAVNLRRDPTITVMIEDGLTYDTLRGVSIDGRAEIVDDPETLLRVGISVWERYTGPYTDEMRPFVDQMMNNRIAVRVVPGRLRSWDHRKLGMPAMPVGGSTAKYLGD from the coding sequence GTGGGTAAGAACGAGCGCAGCAAGATCGTGATGACCGATGACGAGATCAGCGAGTTCATCGACCGCAGCCGGACCGCGACGATGGCCACGGTGCTGCCCGACGGCCGGCCGCACCTGGTGGCCATGTGGTACGCCGTGATCGACGGCGAGGTCTGGTTCGAGACCAAGGCCAAATCCCAGAAGGCCGTGAACCTGCGCCGTGACCCGACCATCACGGTGATGATCGAGGACGGGCTGACGTACGACACCCTGCGCGGGGTGTCGATCGACGGGCGGGCCGAGATCGTCGACGACCCGGAAACGCTTCTGCGCGTGGGTATCAGCGTGTGGGAGCGCTACACCGGGCCCTATACCGACGAGATGCGCCCGTTCGTCGACCAGATGATGAACAACCGCATCGCCGTCCGGGTCGTGCCGGGACGGCTGCGCAGCTGGGATCACCGCAAGCTCGGCATGCCCGCGATGCCGGTCGGCGGAAGCACCGCGAAGTATTTGGGCGACTGA